A region from the Thermanaeromonas toyohensis ToBE genome encodes:
- a CDS encoding ketopantoate reductase family protein: protein MKIVVLGAGAMGSLFGGLLAEAGQEVWLVDVWQEHVEAINSRGLIIVTPTEERTIKVRAVTNPRAAGEADLVLLFVKSYSTEEALQHGLAVIGQHTVVLTLQNGVGNAEKIERIVGRDKVLVGSTSFGANVMGPGKICHAGSGETYLGELDGSITERLRVIASIFDKADLKPVVTDNVVGVLWTKLLANVGINALTALLKVRNGQLLDITPAQVLMEKAVAEALRIVEAKGIKLVVEDPMEYVKKVAYATGNNISSMRQDVERLRRTEIDVINGAIVKEGETLGIPTPYNETLLLLIKALEATYTH from the coding sequence GTGAAGATTGTTGTGCTAGGTGCTGGCGCTATGGGCAGCCTGTTCGGCGGCTTGTTGGCCGAGGCGGGACAGGAAGTTTGGTTAGTAGATGTTTGGCAAGAACACGTCGAGGCGATCAATAGCAGGGGCTTAATTATCGTAACTCCTACTGAAGAACGGACCATCAAGGTTAGGGCGGTAACAAATCCTAGAGCAGCGGGTGAAGCAGACCTGGTGTTGCTTTTTGTGAAATCATACTCTACTGAAGAAGCCCTACAGCACGGCCTGGCAGTAATAGGCCAGCATACGGTGGTTCTCACCCTTCAAAATGGTGTCGGCAACGCTGAAAAGATAGAACGGATCGTAGGGCGGGACAAGGTTTTGGTAGGCTCGACTTCTTTTGGGGCTAATGTAATGGGTCCGGGTAAAATATGTCACGCGGGGAGTGGGGAGACTTATCTGGGCGAACTCGATGGTAGTATTACCGAACGCTTACGCGTTATAGCCAGTATTTTTGATAAGGCCGATTTAAAGCCTGTGGTTACAGATAATGTAGTAGGGGTATTATGGACCAAGCTATTGGCGAACGTAGGTATAAACGCTTTAACAGCCCTCTTGAAGGTTCGTAATGGACAGTTACTGGATATTACTCCGGCACAAGTTCTGATGGAGAAAGCAGTGGCGGAAGCTTTAAGGATTGTAGAAGCCAAGGGTATTAAATTGGTAGTTGAAGACCCAATGGAGTACGTGAAAAAAGTAGCTTATGCTACTGGTAACAACATTTCTTCCATGAGACAAGATGTTGAGCGGTTGCGCCGTACAGAGATTGACGTCATAAATGGAGCAATTGTAAAAGAGGGCGAAACCCTGGGA
- a CDS encoding TRAP transporter large permease, whose amino-acid sequence MVYSFMAIFALLMCLGIPIAIALGGSALVYLLLKGDLSLTILVQTTYGGLASFPLVAIPLFMLAGVLMNESGITKDLIRFARTLLGHISGGLGMATVLAAAIFSAISGTAVATAVAIGSIMIPAMKEAGYDEEVAAALTATASCMGPIIPPSVPFIMYGVIANVSISALFLGGVVPGLLLGLGLMIYISILAKQRKYPQEGKPSVAEVVKAAWKALPALFMPILVLGGILGGIFTPTEAAGIAVVYALIIDLLLYRNIKLRRLPTLLLTAGVEAAVVMLLLGLSEPFAWVIAVEQIPQRIVEAMAQATSSPLMILLLVNIALLIIGIPLETAPALTIVTPVLAPLAAQVGIDPIQLGVVVVFNLVLGLITPPVGAVLFSVCSIAGLSLEKLSKEIWVPFLIGITVLFLITFIPSLTTILPSLFVRQ is encoded by the coding sequence ATGGTCTACTCTTTCATGGCTATATTTGCCCTTCTTATGTGCCTTGGCATACCTATAGCTATAGCCTTAGGGGGCTCTGCGCTCGTTTATCTTTTACTTAAAGGCGATCTCTCCCTTACCATACTGGTGCAGACTACCTACGGTGGTCTGGCTTCTTTTCCTTTGGTAGCCATACCTCTTTTTATGTTAGCAGGAGTTCTTATGAACGAAAGCGGTATTACCAAGGACCTAATACGTTTCGCTCGAACTCTTTTAGGACACATAAGCGGAGGACTGGGAATGGCTACCGTCCTTGCGGCGGCTATCTTTTCGGCGATTTCCGGAACGGCGGTGGCTACAGCCGTAGCCATAGGTTCTATTATGATACCGGCCATGAAAGAAGCGGGCTACGATGAGGAAGTGGCGGCCGCATTGACGGCTACTGCATCCTGCATGGGGCCTATAATACCTCCAAGTGTACCCTTCATAATGTACGGGGTTATAGCAAATGTGTCCATTAGTGCACTTTTTCTTGGGGGCGTAGTTCCAGGATTACTCTTGGGATTGGGCCTCATGATTTATATCTCCATTTTAGCCAAACAGCGGAAGTATCCGCAGGAGGGGAAGCCCTCGGTAGCTGAAGTAGTTAAGGCTGCGTGGAAGGCTTTGCCTGCTCTCTTCATGCCCATTCTGGTTCTGGGTGGCATCCTGGGGGGTATTTTTACTCCCACTGAAGCAGCCGGTATTGCTGTGGTATATGCTCTGATTATAGATTTGCTCCTTTACCGCAACATAAAGCTTCGAAGGTTACCCACCCTTCTTTTGACAGCAGGGGTGGAGGCTGCTGTAGTTATGCTTCTCTTAGGCCTTTCAGAGCCTTTTGCCTGGGTTATAGCTGTGGAACAAATACCCCAAAGGATAGTTGAAGCTATGGCTCAGGCAACTAGTTCACCCTTGATGATTCTCCTCCTAGTAAATATAGCCTTGTTAATAATCGGGATACCTTTGGAAACGGCTCCTGCTCTTACCATTGTAACTCCCGTACTGGCACCCCTTGCAGCACAGGTGGGTATAGACCCTATACAACTGGGCGTGGTAGTGGTTTTCAATCTTGTACTAGGCCTGATAACCCCCCCAGTTGGAGCGGTATTGTTTTCCGTTTGCAGCATCGCTGGCTTATCTTTAGAGAAACTTAGCAAAGAGATATGGGTGCCTTTTCTGATAGGAATAACTGTCCTTTTCCTAATTACCTTTATACCTTCTTTGACTACTATTTTACCGTCGCTATTTGTTCGTCAGTAA
- a CDS encoding TRAP transporter small permease, whose amino-acid sequence MGILVSLNRLFLKLAEWGVIIGMGILVVVIPYEVFGRYVLGDMPPWSAELTTFTLVWISLLGSAIGLKKGYQVGITFVLERLPLRISRGVRFVGLIFMLLFLGIMVYYGADQALYNVHQTSPALGIPMTVPYAAIPVGAFMMWAVTLEELLQFFYAGVETTNRM is encoded by the coding sequence ATGGGCATATTGGTTTCGCTCAACCGCTTGTTTCTTAAATTAGCGGAATGGGGAGTCATTATAGGAATGGGTATTCTGGTAGTGGTAATCCCTTACGAAGTGTTCGGGCGGTACGTTCTTGGGGATATGCCCCCTTGGTCAGCCGAGCTAACTACCTTTACCTTGGTATGGATATCATTATTGGGTTCGGCTATAGGGCTTAAGAAGGGATATCAAGTGGGGATAACCTTTGTCTTGGAAAGGTTGCCCCTGCGCATATCTAGGGGAGTCAGATTTGTAGGGCTTATCTTTATGCTTTTGTTCCTAGGTATTATGGTTTACTATGGTGCGGACCAAGCCCTTTATAATGTACACCAGACCTCTCCAGCTCTGGGTATTCCCATGACCGTTCCTTATGCCGCCATACCTGTAGGAGCCTTCATGATGTGGGCAGTAACGTTGGAGGAACTGTTGCAGTTCTTTTATGCTGGGGTGGAGACGACTAATCGGATGTAA
- a CDS encoding TRAP transporter substrate-binding protein yields the protein MRKLVVIAVAIFLVALVVACSGAPKQSSPQQGGTTAKSEAKIQLKAATMTPMEHMYSQGAKRFADLIKERTNGRIQISVYPDGQLGKGERELLEALQQGIIDIYVGSTGPIGGFSPSMLLVDIPFLFRDYQHVDKVLDGPIGKQLLDDLEKANLKGLAFWENGFRNLTNSKRPVKTPEDAKGLKIRTMENPVHLTAWKTLGVNPVPMPWAEVYGALQQRVVDGQENPVPVILNSKLYEVQKYLTMTQHVYSPAPIIMSLKKWQTLSKEDQDLFIKTAQEVAPWQRNLGRQNEQKMLSELEAKGMQIERNVDKSLWQKAMQPAFEEFAKQFGKDKIESIMNVK from the coding sequence GTGAGGAAGCTGGTAGTTATCGCGGTCGCAATTTTCTTGGTAGCTTTGGTGGTCGCCTGCAGTGGTGCACCCAAACAAAGCTCACCGCAACAGGGCGGTACCACAGCAAAGTCTGAAGCCAAAATTCAGCTTAAAGCTGCCACTATGACTCCTATGGAGCACATGTATAGCCAGGGTGCTAAAAGGTTTGCCGACCTAATTAAAGAGCGGACTAACGGGCGCATCCAGATTAGTGTATATCCCGATGGCCAACTAGGGAAAGGTGAACGGGAACTATTGGAGGCTCTACAGCAAGGAATAATAGATATTTATGTAGGTTCTACAGGTCCCATCGGGGGATTTAGTCCGTCAATGCTCCTGGTGGATATTCCTTTCCTCTTTCGGGATTATCAACATGTGGACAAAGTATTAGATGGGCCTATAGGTAAACAACTTCTCGATGATCTGGAAAAAGCCAATCTTAAGGGGTTGGCCTTCTGGGAAAACGGTTTTCGTAACTTGACCAATTCTAAACGGCCTGTTAAGACCCCTGAAGACGCTAAAGGTTTAAAGATACGGACTATGGAGAATCCGGTACATCTCACTGCCTGGAAGACATTGGGGGTTAATCCTGTCCCGATGCCTTGGGCAGAGGTTTATGGGGCCCTGCAGCAGAGGGTAGTGGACGGGCAGGAGAATCCAGTTCCTGTAATTCTCAACTCCAAATTGTATGAAGTGCAAAAGTACCTAACCATGACTCAACATGTGTATTCTCCTGCGCCTATAATTATGAGTCTGAAAAAGTGGCAGACCCTTTCTAAAGAAGATCAGGATCTCTTTATAAAGACGGCTCAGGAGGTAGCACCGTGGCAACGCAATTTGGGTAGGCAGAACGAGCAGAAGATGCTTTCTGAGCTAGAAGCTAAAGGTATGCAGATTGAACGCAACGTGGATAAGTCCTTGTGGCAAAAGGCTATGCAACCTGCCTTCGAAGAATTTGCTAAACAGTTTGGTAAAGACAAGATAGAAAGTATCATGAACGTAAAATAA
- the spoVAC gene encoding stage V sporulation protein AC: protein MADQTKQPGPPKKPLTLAEQISQQRQEYEQQVYQKLVDQVKPKPKVLVNALNAFWVGGVICAIGQIITLAFRSGGLPPQDAANATTMVMVFLGAFLTGLGVYDQIGKFAGAGSIIPITGFANSIVSPALEFKREGFVFGVGARLFMVAGPVIIYGLVTSVIVGLIAYLTS from the coding sequence ATGGCCGATCAGACCAAACAACCTGGCCCACCTAAAAAACCTTTGACCTTGGCCGAGCAGATAAGCCAACAACGCCAGGAATATGAACAACAGGTCTATCAAAAGCTTGTTGACCAAGTAAAGCCAAAACCTAAGGTGTTGGTAAACGCTTTGAACGCCTTCTGGGTGGGAGGCGTTATTTGCGCTATTGGGCAGATAATAACTTTAGCCTTTAGAAGCGGGGGCTTACCTCCACAAGATGCAGCCAACGCCACAACTATGGTTATGGTCTTTCTGGGAGCCTTTTTAACGGGCTTAGGGGTTTACGACCAGATAGGTAAATTTGCTGGAGCAGGCTCTATCATTCCCATTACTGGTTTCGCCAACTCTATTGTTTCGCCAGCCCTGGAATTTAAGAGGGAAGGATTTGTTTTTGGCGTAGGAGCCCGTCTTTTTATGGTGGCCGGCCCGGTTATTATCTATGGACTAGTAACCTCAGTAATTGTCGGGTTAATCGCTTATCTTACAAGCTAG
- a CDS encoding TorD/DmsD family molecular chaperone, translating to MDQDLLQEWFKERQIIYHLLARLYREGPTQDILQALLEEDTLAHLAQGEANEESRKGCRMMEEELKAQRENLKAYEAKLRQDYIHLFIGPGTVKAPPWESVYRSPDRLLFGEETLAVRKFYQSFGVTIKNLYREPDDHLSLELEFMAWLCAQALEGLSRGEWKRYLEGQQKFLREHLLMWVPAFTKDMENNAETAFFQGLANFTRGFLLQDLEEVQAVLDA from the coding sequence GTGGATCAAGATCTTCTGCAAGAATGGTTTAAGGAAAGGCAAATAATTTACCATCTCCTAGCCCGTCTCTACCGAGAAGGCCCCACCCAAGATATTCTTCAGGCCTTATTAGAAGAGGATACCCTAGCCCACCTCGCCCAAGGCGAAGCGAACGAAGAAAGCCGTAAAGGATGTCGTATGATGGAAGAAGAACTGAAAGCCCAAAGGGAAAACCTTAAAGCGTATGAGGCGAAACTGCGGCAAGACTACATCCATCTTTTTATAGGCCCTGGAACCGTAAAGGCGCCACCCTGGGAATCCGTATATCGTTCACCTGATCGTTTACTCTTTGGCGAGGAAACCTTAGCTGTCCGCAAATTTTACCAGTCTTTTGGGGTAACCATCAAAAACTTATATCGCGAGCCTGACGACCATTTAAGTCTAGAACTCGAATTTATGGCCTGGCTATGCGCTCAGGCCTTGGAAGGATTATCCAGAGGGGAATGGAAGCGCTACCTTGAGGGACAGCAAAAATTTTTACGCGAGCACCTCCTTATGTGGGTACCCGCTTTTACTAAAGATATGGAAAATAATGCTGAAACAGCCTTCTTCCAGGGGCTGGCTAACTTTACTCGGGGTTTCCTTCTGCAAGATCTAGAAGAAGTGCAGGCTGTTTTAGATGCATAA
- a CDS encoding 4Fe-4S binding protein, producing the protein MDIRELASFLVGKVVLRRELCTKSLSPRASCQRCAESCPLGGIEITGEGPEIIDCNRCGLCAAVCPTGALKDPERTPAFFLARGREILKIYEEVVFFCPRSPYRIRQEKAGNLVFVPCLGALPPEVLLALAVEGRITLILPKEGCRGCALQKGQEIFENNFSVLHMMLEALALPPGRIKLTPEISRGRVKPGHSVGLEVAMGRRELFAALFRNIKRWEREENEGRARIPSTRREILHQALVRLEREGGLPQENRDWPQAGLKVVGPCYFCNVCSRLCPAGALILEEERLLFKPSLCLSCGLCLDVCLHRSLSWGDKVSLKSITTRERQELAVVTVKECINCGEKFSANIYAQLCLRCSLQRPNPSFNLAPNLGGNGELKK; encoded by the coding sequence ATGGATATAAGAGAATTAGCTAGTTTCCTAGTAGGGAAAGTAGTTTTACGGAGGGAACTTTGCACTAAAAGCCTCTCACCTCGCGCTTCTTGCCAGCGGTGTGCAGAAAGTTGCCCTTTGGGTGGTATAGAGATCACGGGAGAGGGGCCAGAAATTATCGATTGCAATCGTTGCGGTCTTTGTGCTGCTGTTTGCCCTACTGGGGCTCTCAAAGATCCTGAGAGGACCCCGGCTTTTTTCCTAGCCCGGGGGAGGGAAATATTGAAAATCTATGAGGAGGTTGTATTCTTTTGCCCCCGCTCACCATACCGGATCAGGCAGGAGAAGGCAGGTAATCTGGTCTTTGTACCTTGCCTAGGGGCTCTTCCCCCTGAGGTTTTGCTAGCCCTGGCCGTAGAAGGCAGGATAACCCTTATACTCCCTAAGGAAGGATGCAGGGGATGTGCCCTACAAAAGGGCCAGGAAATATTTGAGAATAACTTTTCGGTATTGCATATGATGTTGGAGGCCTTAGCCCTTCCACCCGGAAGGATAAAGTTAACCCCAGAGATTTCCCGTGGGCGGGTTAAACCTGGTCATAGTGTTGGCCTAGAGGTGGCTATGGGTAGGCGAGAATTGTTTGCCGCTTTATTCCGGAACATAAAGAGATGGGAAAGGGAAGAAAACGAGGGGCGAGCAAGGATACCTTCCACCCGCCGGGAAATCTTACACCAAGCCCTGGTCAGGCTGGAAAGGGAAGGAGGCTTGCCCCAAGAGAATAGAGACTGGCCCCAAGCTGGGCTTAAGGTAGTGGGGCCATGCTATTTTTGTAACGTTTGTAGCCGTTTATGCCCAGCCGGTGCCCTCATCTTAGAGGAAGAGAGACTCCTTTTTAAGCCCTCTCTTTGCTTATCTTGTGGTTTGTGTCTAGATGTATGTCTTCACCGTAGCCTCTCCTGGGGGGATAAAGTTAGCTTAAAGTCCATAACTACCAGGGAAAGGCAAGAACTCGCGGTGGTTACTGTTAAGGAGTGCATAAACTGTGGGGAGAAATTTTCAGCCAATATTTATGCCCAGCTTTGCCTGCGCTGCTCATTACAAAGGCCTAACCCAAGCTTTAACCTGGCGCCAAACCTAGGGGGTAATGGAGAGTTAAAGAAGTAA
- a CDS encoding pyridoxal phosphate-dependent aminotransferase gives MKLAARATAISPSPTLSIDAQAKKMKAQGIKVINFSAGEPDFDTPEHIKKAAIQALEAGFTKYTPVAGIDELRQAVAARLAQDRGVEYEPGEIVVSCGAKHSLYNALQVCCEEGDEVVLVAPYWVSYYEQVKLAGARPIIVETNEATGFKLTKASLEEVLTPRTKLLILNSPCNPTGTVYEKKELEELAEVILQHNLWVISDEIYAALIYDGLKHVSIASLSREIKERTILIDGVSKAYAMTGWRIGYAAAPTTIARAMADLQSHSTSNPTSIAQKAAVAALTGTQEPVEKMRQEFEVRRNLMLQGLQALPGITCTRPGGAFYLFPNISGLLGKKFKGHPLNSSTDIAAVLLEHFQVAVVPGIAFGNDNYLRLSYATSREQIEAGLSRLAEFTRQVS, from the coding sequence TTGAAATTAGCTGCACGGGCAACTGCCATCAGCCCTTCCCCCACCCTCTCCATCGATGCCCAGGCCAAAAAGATGAAAGCCCAGGGGATTAAAGTAATAAACTTCAGCGCGGGCGAACCTGATTTTGATACTCCCGAACATATAAAGAAAGCTGCTATACAGGCTTTAGAGGCGGGGTTCACCAAATATACCCCGGTTGCAGGGATAGATGAGTTACGCCAGGCCGTAGCTGCAAGGCTTGCCCAGGATCGCGGAGTGGAATATGAGCCAGGAGAAATCGTGGTATCCTGTGGGGCCAAACATTCCCTGTATAATGCCCTCCAGGTTTGTTGTGAAGAAGGAGATGAAGTAGTCCTGGTGGCCCCTTACTGGGTGAGCTACTATGAGCAGGTAAAGCTAGCTGGTGCCCGACCTATAATAGTGGAGACTAATGAAGCTACAGGATTTAAGCTGACCAAAGCTTCCCTGGAAGAGGTCTTGACCCCCCGTACCAAGCTGCTTATCCTTAATTCACCCTGCAATCCTACGGGGACAGTGTATGAGAAAAAAGAGTTAGAAGAACTTGCGGAAGTTATTTTACAACATAACCTCTGGGTCATTTCAGATGAAATCTATGCCGCCCTTATTTATGATGGTTTAAAGCATGTAAGTATTGCCTCTTTAAGCCGGGAAATAAAAGAACGCACCATTCTTATCGACGGTGTATCCAAGGCTTACGCTATGACAGGTTGGCGGATAGGCTATGCGGCTGCCCCTACAACTATAGCCCGGGCCATGGCCGACCTTCAGAGCCATTCCACTTCTAACCCCACTTCCATTGCCCAAAAAGCAGCAGTGGCAGCTCTTACCGGTACCCAGGAACCGGTGGAAAAAATGAGGCAAGAGTTTGAAGTACGGCGTAATCTAATGCTCCAAGGGTTGCAAGCTCTCCCTGGGATCACCTGTACCCGCCCCGGCGGAGCTTTTTATTTGTTCCCCAATATATCGGGCCTCTTAGGTAAAAAATTTAAAGGCCATCCGCTAAACTCTTCTACGGATATCGCCGCCGTCCTTCTGGAACACTTCCAGGTGGCTGTAGTGCCTGGTATCGCCTTTGGGAACGATAATTATTTGCGGCTATCGTATGCCACTTCCAGGGAACAAATTGAGGCTGGTCTTAGCCGCCTAGCTGAGTTTACTCGCCAGGTTTCATAA
- a CDS encoding dodecin family protein, which translates to MHVKVIELVGSSSSNWKDAVQAAVTEASKEIPNISGVEVLNLTANVKNGKITEFKANVKIAYTDHPADI; encoded by the coding sequence TTGCACGTAAAGGTAATAGAACTGGTGGGTAGCTCTTCTTCCAATTGGAAGGATGCCGTACAGGCAGCTGTAACCGAGGCTTCCAAAGAAATCCCCAACATTTCTGGAGTGGAGGTTTTAAACCTAACGGCTAACGTTAAGAACGGAAAGATTACCGAATTTAAAGCTAATGTAAAAATCGCCTATACCGATCACCCTGCGGATATATAA
- a CDS encoding spore coat associated protein CotJA: MNEAQVQGFNWELARAYIPWQRYTTRWSPEEGLKKGTIFPELYRPYHPTGR; encoded by the coding sequence ATGAACGAAGCTCAAGTTCAGGGCTTTAATTGGGAACTGGCCCGGGCATATATCCCTTGGCAAAGATACACTACCAGGTGGAGCCCGGAAGAAGGTTTAAAGAAAGGAACTATCTTTCCGGAACTTTATAGACCTTATCACCCTACAGGACGCTAA
- a CDS encoding spore coat protein CotJB, producing the protein MDYDRRKLLEQIMALEFTALEFNLYLDTHPQDMKALEEYNEAARELAQLKQEYESRYGPLTNYGSTPSPGSWRWVEDPWPWEITF; encoded by the coding sequence ATGGATTATGATCGGCGAAAACTCCTCGAACAAATTATGGCCCTGGAATTTACTGCCCTAGAATTTAATCTCTACCTAGATACCCATCCCCAGGATATGAAGGCTTTAGAGGAATATAATGAAGCTGCCCGGGAGCTAGCCCAGCTTAAACAGGAATATGAAAGCCGCTACGGGCCGCTGACCAACTATGGTTCTACCCCTAGTCCTGGCTCCTGGAGATGGGTGGAAGACCCCTGGCCGTGGGAGATCACTTTCTAA
- a CDS encoding manganese catalase family protein, with protein MWIYEKKLQYPVRVSRPNPRLAKNIITQYGGPDGELGASLRYLTQRYTMPIPQAKAVLTDIGTEELAHMEIIAALVYNLIKDAPLQEIKRAGLDGYYADHDRALYFVNPEGAPWTASYIQSKGDPIADLYENLAAEQKARATYELLINLSDDPDVTDVLRFLREREVVHFQRFGETLNLLYEYMERKKYY; from the coding sequence ATGTGGATATACGAGAAAAAGCTCCAATATCCGGTTCGAGTGAGCAGACCCAACCCCCGACTGGCTAAAAATATTATAACCCAGTATGGTGGGCCGGATGGGGAATTAGGTGCCTCACTACGTTACCTTACCCAGCGTTATACCATGCCCATACCCCAGGCCAAGGCTGTTCTAACAGACATCGGCACCGAAGAGCTGGCTCACATGGAAATTATCGCTGCCCTGGTCTATAACTTAATCAAAGATGCTCCTTTACAAGAAATTAAACGCGCTGGATTGGACGGCTATTACGCCGACCATGACCGTGCCCTATACTTCGTCAATCCTGAGGGCGCACCGTGGACGGCCAGCTATATTCAGTCCAAAGGCGACCCCATTGCTGACCTTTATGAAAACCTTGCTGCCGAACAAAAAGCCCGTGCAACATACGAGCTGCTTATCAACCTTTCCGACGATCCTGATGTCACCGATGTGTTAAGGTTCCTGAGGGAAAGGGAAGTTGTACACTTCCAGCGCTTCGGGGAAACGTTAAATCTGTTGTACGAATACATGGAAAGAAAGAAATATTATTAA
- a CDS encoding HEPN domain-containing protein, whose translation MKEELKQLVLYRMERAKEAIEEAELLFSKGHIRTSVNRLYYACFYAASAILLAKGYSSAKHSGIRSLFHQKLVKTGLVSPSAGHLYNRLFDARQKADYADLVNFEAGDVAPWFDEVKSLIRQIEHLVAEEVSNLA comes from the coding sequence GTGAAGGAAGAACTCAAACAACTGGTCTTGTACCGGATGGAACGCGCCAAAGAAGCGATAGAGGAAGCCGAACTGCTTTTTTCAAAAGGCCATATCCGCACTTCTGTTAACCGGCTCTATTACGCCTGTTTCTATGCGGCTTCCGCCATCCTGCTTGCCAAGGGATATTCCTCGGCCAAGCATTCCGGTATTCGCTCTCTTTTCCACCAGAAACTGGTCAAGACTGGACTGGTCAGTCCTTCGGCTGGGCATCTGTACAACAGACTTTTCGATGCCCGGCAGAAGGCCGATTATGCAGACCTGGTAAACTTCGAGGCTGGCGATGTTGCTCCCTGGTTTGACGAAGTTAAATCCTTAATCCGCCAGATTGAACATCTTGTAGCAGAAGAAGTTAGCAACCTTGCCTAG
- a CDS encoding nucleotidyltransferase domain-containing protein: MTLPRPLKASEQQLLERCRELIREVIPGATIILYGSRARGDAGPESDYDLLILTKEPVSWRLEDAIREKLYPLELETGAVLSIAAYSEEEWNSPLYQAMPFSQNVRREGIIL, translated from the coding sequence ATGACCCTGCCACGCCCCTTAAAGGCTAGTGAACAACAATTACTAGAGCGTTGCCGTGAACTCATCAGAGAAGTTATTCCCGGTGCCACTATAATCCTCTATGGCTCACGAGCCCGAGGAGATGCCGGACCAGAGTCGGATTATGATCTGCTAATCCTCACAAAAGAGCCTGTGAGCTGGCGCCTTGAAGACGCCATCCGCGAAAAGCTGTACCCGCTGGAACTGGAAACCGGGGCTGTTTTATCTATAGCTGCCTACAGCGAAGAGGAATGGAATTCTCCCCTTTACCAGGCAATGCCCTTCAGCCAAAACGTAAGGCGAGAGGGTATAATCCTGTGA
- a CDS encoding nucleotidyltransferase domain-containing protein: protein MAETIMPDKTRRAIKEFCELLRREQGENLLGICLFGLVARGTATPESDIDILVTR from the coding sequence GTGGCCGAGACTATTATGCCAGACAAGACCAGGAGAGCAATTAAGGAGTTCTGTGAACTTCTCAGGCGAGAGCAAGGAGAGAACCTTCTTGGGATCTGCTTGTTTGGCTTGGTAGCCCGCGGCACTGCTACCCCAGAGTCGGATATTGATATACTCGTTACTCGTTAA